In Anaerolineae bacterium, the following are encoded in one genomic region:
- a CDS encoding tetratricopeptide repeat protein: MTTSKAERLINEGPLALKRETGGSPLVVLYPRNRYRNAYLSRYLREPDCGLYYYALQTTDRNLRKFLNNLIEDLNASTDGFGENLRAAIAAKAKVQDLAAALAEDLRALSSEPFTLLLDQYDRLPEKDETKRFMEALIEHMPEHGQIIINAREQAYLPWFDLVSEQKATVLGAEYVPEESAPPEPAPEVPRIEVFSLGRGHTLVNGVPVTHWDGELPKNLFYFFMDHELVTRDEIFDVFWPTLSVKEATNVFHVTKRKINERLGYDLTQYASGFYSHSDKLDIFYDVFKFTKAVEEAMAADDQQAEPHWEEAVRLYRAPFLHRLDMDWARERRAELRHLNATAQIGLGRIREVQGRIDEALKHYSRALRETPEREDIHRQVMSLYYRKGDIEKAVEQYHQLERSLRETLNITPSPETIALYRQITGQS; this comes from the coding sequence ATGACGACAAGCAAAGCAGAACGTCTGATTAATGAAGGGCCTCTTGCCTTAAAGCGGGAGACGGGCGGCAGCCCTCTGGTTGTCCTTTATCCCCGCAACCGCTACCGCAATGCCTATCTGTCCCGTTACCTGCGCGAACCGGACTGCGGCCTGTACTACTACGCCCTGCAGACCACCGATCGCAACCTGCGCAAGTTCCTCAACAACCTCATCGAAGACCTAAACGCTTCCACCGACGGTTTTGGGGAAAATCTCCGCGCCGCTATTGCCGCCAAAGCCAAGGTCCAGGACCTGGCTGCCGCCCTTGCCGAAGACCTGCGGGCGCTCAGCAGCGAACCGTTCACCCTGCTTCTGGATCAATACGACCGTCTGCCAGAAAAAGATGAAACCAAGCGCTTCATGGAAGCCCTGATCGAGCATATGCCGGAGCACGGTCAGATCATCATCAACGCCCGCGAGCAGGCTTACCTGCCCTGGTTTGACCTGGTCTCGGAGCAAAAGGCAACCGTGCTGGGGGCGGAATACGTGCCGGAGGAAAGCGCCCCGCCGGAACCCGCGCCAGAAGTCCCGCGCATTGAAGTTTTTTCCCTGGGCCGCGGCCATACGCTGGTCAACGGCGTACCCGTCACCCACTGGGATGGCGAGTTGCCCAAGAATCTCTTTTACTTCTTCATGGATCACGAACTGGTCACCCGCGACGAGATTTTTGACGTCTTCTGGCCCACGCTTTCCGTCAAAGAGGCGACCAATGTGTTTCATGTCACCAAGCGCAAGATCAACGAGCGGCTGGGCTATGACCTGACCCAGTATGCCAGCGGCTTCTACAGCCATAGCGACAAACTGGACATTTTCTACGATGTATTCAAGTTTACCAAAGCCGTGGAAGAAGCCATGGCCGCTGATGACCAACAGGCCGAACCGCACTGGGAAGAAGCCGTTCGCCTGTACCGTGCGCCTTTCCTGCACCGCCTGGACATGGACTGGGCCAGGGAGCGCCGCGCCGAACTGCGTCACCTGAACGCCACCGCCCAGATCGGGCTGGGGCGCATCCGCGAGGTGCAGGGCCGGATCGATGAGGCCCTCAAGCACTACAGCCGTGCCCTGCGCGAGACGCCGGAACGCGAAGACATCCACCGCCAGGTGATGAGCCTGTACTACCGCAAGGGCGATATCGAGAAGGCGGTTGAGCAATATCACCAGCTGGAACGATCCCTGCGGGAGACGCTTAACATCACCCCCTCGCCAGAGACCATCGCCCTCTACCGGCAGATCACCGGACAGAGCTGA
- a CDS encoding phosphotransferase: MSNNRLRVLVVEDEPRQRIATVENLRQFDYEVHVAEGEGAALLADARRQLMEHFCHVAVINARLIGPVNLLDPTQFDLGHQFMPAGVVLYSTDRDDTIAYIAGWHRMGYVRASDPPRTLAEAVRLQADQRQVRINWPHDNFNRDIAQALRMKPEQLLAQDLTDLLGRLFPKAVAVELKLLPGVDGTPENPAATPVRRAVVLWTQERRRYTNYLTPKVTKISTRDRIQREVDNYTNHVESQLKHNRQARLEGHTLLWHIGACAYEFLGVAPDDLQPFQSFYAGNDAETILEALRTLFLQLCEVWYITERQVVSGGSLYALYDSALDLEEHLGRVQQNEYRLRFPGVNGDLPNPALWVLREGKHQVFDSLTTCIAHGDLHGDNFFVDNTRMTWLIDFEHTGRTHALRDFVELEADIKLRLTAYPDGDLSGLAALERSLLTARSVGDLLLPTPDVAADMALFKTFQTLAGLRHLACQATGITDITEYLHALLYETLFMATLRHLREHVRQRALLAAALIVDRLTTRSSLRDRFQTAVPRLDAATLDGRPPAEALAVVRQHLQHLTLCYRCAELQKKLYHGPALPEALRDGVELLHEEGRRTRALQETLQRGGA, from the coding sequence ATGAGCAACAACCGGCTCCGCGTGCTGGTGGTCGAAGATGAACCGCGCCAGCGCATCGCTACGGTAGAAAACCTGCGCCAGTTTGACTACGAGGTGCATGTCGCTGAAGGTGAGGGGGCGGCGTTGCTGGCAGATGCGCGACGGCAACTGATGGAGCATTTTTGCCATGTCGCGGTCATCAACGCCCGGCTGATCGGGCCGGTCAACTTGCTCGACCCGACTCAGTTTGACCTGGGACACCAGTTCATGCCAGCCGGTGTGGTGCTCTACAGCACCGATCGGGACGACACCATCGCCTACATTGCCGGCTGGCATCGGATGGGCTATGTCCGCGCCAGCGATCCCCCGCGAACGCTGGCCGAAGCCGTCCGCTTACAGGCTGACCAGCGCCAGGTGCGCATTAACTGGCCGCACGACAACTTCAACCGCGACATCGCCCAGGCGCTGAGAATGAAGCCAGAGCAACTCCTGGCCCAGGACCTGACCGACCTGCTGGGTCGCCTGTTCCCCAAGGCTGTCGCCGTCGAACTGAAGCTGCTGCCCGGCGTGGACGGTACACCGGAGAACCCGGCGGCGACTCCCGTCCGCCGCGCGGTGGTGCTCTGGACCCAGGAGCGGCGTCGGTACACCAATTACCTGACTCCCAAGGTCACCAAGATCAGCACCCGTGACCGCATCCAGCGGGAAGTCGACAATTACACCAACCATGTCGAGAGCCAGCTCAAGCATAACCGCCAGGCCCGGCTGGAAGGGCACACCCTGCTATGGCATATCGGCGCGTGCGCCTATGAGTTTCTGGGGGTGGCTCCGGATGACCTCCAGCCCTTCCAGAGCTTCTACGCCGGGAATGACGCCGAAACCATCCTGGAAGCCCTGCGCACGCTGTTCCTGCAGCTGTGCGAAGTCTGGTACATCACCGAACGACAGGTGGTCAGTGGAGGCAGCCTCTATGCGCTGTACGATAGCGCCCTGGACCTGGAAGAACACCTGGGGCGGGTGCAGCAGAACGAGTACCGCCTGCGCTTCCCCGGCGTGAACGGCGACCTGCCCAACCCGGCCCTGTGGGTGCTGCGCGAGGGCAAGCATCAGGTCTTCGATAGCCTGACCACCTGCATCGCCCATGGCGACCTGCACGGCGATAACTTCTTCGTCGACAACACCCGCATGACCTGGCTGATCGACTTCGAGCATACCGGTCGAACCCATGCCCTGCGCGATTTTGTTGAACTGGAAGCCGATATCAAGCTGCGCCTGACCGCCTACCCGGACGGAGACCTGAGCGGGCTGGCCGCGCTGGAGCGATCGCTGCTGACGGCCAGGTCAGTGGGCGATCTGCTGCTCCCCACGCCAGACGTCGCTGCTGATATGGCGCTGTTCAAGACCTTTCAGACGTTGGCCGGGCTGCGCCACCTGGCCTGCCAGGCCACCGGGATCACTGACATCACCGAGTACCTGCACGCGCTGCTCTACGAAACGCTGTTCATGGCCACCCTCAGGCACCTGCGCGAACATGTCCGGCAGCGCGCCCTGCTTGCCGCCGCGCTGATCGTCGATCGACTGACAACGCGTAGCAGCCTGCGGGATCGCTTCCAGACGGCGGTTCCCCGCCTGGACGCCGCTACCCTGGATGGACGCCCTCCTGCGGAGGCGCTGGCGGTCGTGCGCCAGCACCTGCAGCATCTCACCCTGTGCTACCGCTGCGCCGAACTGCAGAAGAAACTGTACCACGGCCCGGCTCTGCCGGAGGCGCTGCGCGATGGCGTGGAGCTATTACACGAGGAAGGCCGCCGCACCCGCGCCCTGCAGGAGACTCTGCAGCGCGGCGGTGCGTAG
- a CDS encoding NUDIX domain-containing protein — MEYTLGFVFDRAQERVLLIHKCKPAWQAGKINGLGGALEPGETPPAGVRREVWEEGGLDIAEGEWLPVATMQADDWTVHVFATVYAGDPATAQSRTGEAVAWYPVNALPGAIISNLAWLIPLGLDRLRHGTPRRCLVWY, encoded by the coding sequence ATGGAGTACACGCTGGGCTTTGTTTTTGACCGGGCGCAGGAGCGCGTCCTGCTCATCCACAAGTGCAAGCCGGCCTGGCAGGCGGGCAAGATCAACGGTCTGGGCGGCGCGCTGGAGCCGGGGGAGACGCCCCCCGCCGGAGTCCGGCGCGAGGTGTGGGAGGAAGGCGGGCTGGACATCGCCGAGGGGGAGTGGCTGCCCGTAGCGACCATGCAGGCTGACGACTGGACGGTGCATGTCTTCGCTACCGTGTATGCGGGTGATCCTGCCACCGCCCAAAGCCGCACCGGCGAGGCGGTGGCGTGGTATCCGGTGAACGCGCTGCCGGGCGCGATCATCAGCAACCTGGCCTGGCTGATCCCGCTAGGACTCGATCGCCTGCGACATGGTACGCCCCGGCGCTGCCTGGTCTGGTATTGA
- a CDS encoding YbhB/YbcL family Raf kinase inhibitor-like protein yields the protein MTRLARRATPDSASRSALSQPRSWVPLVPPARTPLPPPTLDPGAAAVAPDTIRLFSPDFPPDGPLPVACTCDGAGESPPLAWGGLPAGTAALALICETADAPHGSLAHWVLYNLPAAARELPRALPPGSTPGGSRQGMNDFGAPGYTGACPPPGENYRYIFTLYALDSPLPLPPGASRTAVSEAMRGHVLATGRLMATYRRRPAPPPR from the coding sequence ATGACCCGGCTTGCCCGGCGAGCCACGCCGGATTCCGCTTCCCGCTCTGCGCTGAGCCAGCCCCGCTCCTGGGTCCCGCTCGTGCCTCCAGCCCGGACGCCGTTGCCTCCGCCTACACTCGATCCCGGTGCTGCTGCTGTCGCGCCGGACACGATCCGCCTGTTCAGCCCGGACTTCCCGCCAGATGGCCCACTGCCGGTGGCCTGTACCTGTGACGGCGCGGGAGAATCGCCCCCGCTGGCGTGGGGAGGGCTGCCTGCCGGGACAGCGGCGCTGGCTTTGATCTGCGAGACTGCCGACGCTCCGCACGGCTCCCTGGCCCACTGGGTGCTCTACAACCTGCCCGCCGCCGCCCGCGAATTGCCCCGCGCCCTGCCGCCCGGCAGCACACCGGGAGGTTCCCGGCAGGGGATGAACGACTTCGGTGCGCCGGGCTACACAGGCGCCTGTCCGCCGCCCGGCGAAAACTACCGCTACATCTTCACCCTCTACGCCCTGGATTCGCCCCTGCCATTGCCGCCGGGCGCCTCCCGCACTGCCGTCAGCGAGGCCATGCGCGGGCATGTGCTGGCCACCGGCCGTCTGATGGCGACTTACCGCCGCAGGCCCGCCCCGCCGCCCCGGTGA
- a CDS encoding DUF4013 domain-containing protein — protein MDIARAFTYVTEDENWQNKTVITLVIGVIPLINLAAIGWMLDLINNMLDGQQKPMPDWDDLSNQFVDRWSRGLMVAIAAVIYVIPLIVIAICLGILVAALDGGLLRVLISLVATAYVALMWLPLSIGMMRYARTRDFNHFLQFGRNISLAQEHLSTLIVLAVFVFIVGIVINILGNLPCIGWLISLAATGVSVIVVGHLTGQAAVEIADRKRGQA, from the coding sequence GTGGATATTGCGCGTGCTTTTACTTACGTGACCGAAGATGAAAACTGGCAGAACAAGACCGTCATCACGCTGGTGATCGGCGTGATCCCGCTGATCAACCTGGCCGCCATCGGCTGGATGCTCGACCTGATCAACAACATGCTGGACGGGCAACAGAAGCCGATGCCCGACTGGGATGATCTGAGCAATCAGTTCGTTGACCGCTGGTCGCGGGGCCTGATGGTGGCCATCGCCGCCGTCATTTACGTCATCCCGCTGATTGTGATAGCGATCTGCCTTGGCATCCTGGTCGCCGCGCTGGACGGCGGGCTGCTGCGCGTGTTGATCTCGCTAGTCGCCACAGCGTATGTCGCCCTGATGTGGCTGCCGCTTTCGATCGGCATGATGCGCTATGCCCGCACCCGCGACTTCAACCACTTCCTGCAGTTCGGGCGCAATATCTCTCTGGCGCAGGAGCATCTATCGACGCTGATCGTGCTGGCCGTCTTTGTCTTCATCGTCGGGATCGTGATCAACATCCTGGGCAATCTGCCGTGCATTGGCTGGTTGATCTCACTGGCTGCCACCGGCGTCAGCGTGATCGTGGTCGGCCACCTGACCGGCCAGGCCGCCGTCGAAATCGCCGATCGGAAGCGCGGCCAGGCCTGA
- a CDS encoding cation transporter, with translation MLDVVVDRASLRRFAWLSIGAAVLTISLKSLAYWLTGSVGLLSDALESLVNLAAAIMALVALTLAARPPDDEHAYGHGKIEYFSSGAEGALILVAAGSIAYAAITRLLNPQPLEQVGAGLIVSVVASLINLGASRVLLSAGRRYDSITLEADAKHLMTDVWTSAGVVLGVLVVSVTGLSWLDPVVALLVAANIIREGGRLIQRSVLGLLDTALPPEEYTRLETILEGYRQDGLEFHAVRTRQAASRRFASMHVLVPGYWTVKQGHDVLECIEAEIRTALPGVMVTTHLEPLEDPVSYSDCTLERHVEPDEVGHPSG, from the coding sequence ATGTTGGACGTGGTTGTCGATCGGGCTTCGCTCAGACGCTTTGCCTGGCTCTCTATCGGGGCTGCGGTGCTGACCATCAGCCTGAAGAGTCTGGCCTACTGGCTGACCGGCTCGGTGGGTCTGCTCTCCGATGCTCTGGAGTCACTGGTCAACCTGGCGGCGGCGATCATGGCGCTGGTGGCGCTGACGCTGGCTGCCCGCCCGCCGGATGATGAACACGCTTATGGCCATGGTAAGATCGAGTACTTCTCCAGCGGGGCGGAAGGTGCATTGATCCTGGTGGCGGCGGGCAGCATTGCCTACGCTGCTATTACGCGCCTGCTGAATCCCCAGCCGCTGGAACAGGTCGGCGCCGGTCTGATTGTCTCTGTGGTGGCCTCGCTGATCAACCTGGGTGCGTCGCGGGTGTTGCTCTCCGCCGGGCGGCGCTATGACTCAATCACACTGGAGGCCGACGCCAAGCATCTGATGACGGACGTGTGGACATCCGCCGGGGTTGTGCTGGGCGTGCTGGTGGTCTCTGTGACCGGCCTCAGCTGGCTGGATCCGGTGGTTGCCCTGCTGGTGGCAGCCAATATCATCCGCGAGGGCGGGCGTCTGATCCAACGCTCGGTGCTGGGACTGCTGGATACCGCCCTGCCGCCGGAGGAATATACCCGCCTGGAAACCATCCTGGAGGGTTACCGCCAGGATGGGCTGGAGTTTCATGCCGTGCGGACACGCCAGGCGGCTTCCCGGCGATTTGCCAGCATGCACGTTCTTGTCCCCGGCTACTGGACGGTCAAGCAGGGCCATGACGTGCTGGAATGCATCGAGGCGGAGATCCGCACCGCGCTGCCCGGCGTTATGGTCACCACCCACCTGGAACCGCTGGAAGACCCGGTTTCCTACAGCGATTGCACGCTGGAACGCCACGTTGAACCCGACGAGGTCGGCCATCCGTCAGGATAA
- a CDS encoding AAA domain-containing protein: MRFDRFTERLQDAAARANEILMRYGHNQIDVEHFLLALIEQPDGVIPQVLERMNVDVEMIRSRLDEVLRASPKAAIYGGGAGQVFITPRVKRIIDQANNEANRLRDEYISTEHVFLAILDKHGTAVARILADAGVTKDRVLDAINDIRGGQRVTDPQAESRYRMLEKYSRDLTRMAVEGKLDPVIGRDDEILRVIQILSRRTKNNPVLIGEAGVGKTAIVEGLAQKIAANDVPEILLGKRVVALDLGAMIAGSRFRGEFEERLKTVIEEIQRSEGEIILFIDELHQVVGAGAAQGALDASNMLKPALARGELHAIGATTLDEYRQYIEKDAALDRRFAPVYVEEPSVEDTIAMLRGLRDRYEAHHKVRFSDDALEAAARLSHRYVTDRRLPDKAIDLMDEAAAKLRVALYSMPPELKEMKAEIDRLRAEEDAASLARDYERAAMLKSQRLRLEAQYAAQREEWQEKNSLDEMVDADDIADVVAQWTGIPVNQMLETEAQKLLRMEEVLQQRIIGQQAAISAISDAIRRARSGLKDPRRPIGSFIFLGSSGVGKTELAKALAAFLFDDEDALVRIDMSEYREPHTVSRLFGAPPGYVGYEEGGQLTEAVRRRPYRVVLFDEIEKAHPDVWNALLQILEDGRLTDGQGRVVDFRNTVIIMTSNLGTEFARQGGALGFVPDSNPEQVADHRKIQEALRKHFRPEFLNRIDEIIIFDSLSLDDVKQIVTLQMKDIAARLEEQGLAVELTEPAREWLARQGYDPQFGARPLRRALQRYVESPLSVRLLKGEFKAGDLVIVDVDGEGIVFHRREGAAPHLIPADNGRPAANDNQQPDTDKPVVVWSSQ; this comes from the coding sequence ATGCGTTTTGACCGTTTCACCGAACGACTGCAGGATGCGGCTGCACGCGCTAACGAAATCCTGATGCGCTACGGCCACAACCAGATCGATGTTGAGCACTTCCTGCTGGCGCTGATCGAGCAGCCGGATGGGGTGATTCCACAGGTGCTGGAGCGGATGAACGTCGATGTAGAGATGATTCGCTCCCGGCTGGATGAGGTGCTGCGGGCGTCACCCAAGGCTGCGATCTATGGCGGCGGGGCGGGTCAGGTGTTCATCACTCCCCGCGTCAAGCGGATCATCGACCAGGCCAACAACGAGGCCAACCGCCTGCGCGATGAATACATCAGCACCGAGCATGTCTTCCTGGCCATCCTGGATAAGCATGGGACGGCGGTGGCGCGCATCCTGGCCGACGCTGGTGTGACCAAAGATCGGGTGCTTGACGCGATCAACGACATCCGCGGCGGGCAGCGGGTGACCGACCCGCAGGCAGAGAGCCGCTACCGGATGCTGGAGAAATATTCGCGCGACCTGACGCGGATGGCCGTTGAAGGCAAGCTGGACCCGGTTATCGGACGCGATGATGAAATCCTGCGCGTGATCCAGATCCTCAGCCGCCGCACCAAGAATAACCCGGTGCTGATCGGCGAGGCTGGTGTGGGCAAGACGGCCATCGTCGAGGGCCTGGCCCAGAAAATCGCCGCGAATGACGTGCCGGAAATCCTGCTCGGCAAGCGGGTGGTTGCCCTGGACCTGGGCGCGATGATCGCCGGTAGCCGCTTCCGCGGTGAATTCGAGGAGCGGCTTAAGACGGTCATTGAGGAGATTCAGCGCTCGGAAGGGGAGATCATCCTCTTCATTGACGAGCTGCATCAGGTGGTCGGCGCTGGTGCGGCTCAGGGTGCGCTGGACGCCAGCAACATGCTCAAGCCGGCCCTGGCTCGTGGCGAACTGCACGCTATCGGCGCGACCACGCTGGACGAGTACCGCCAGTACATCGAGAAGGATGCCGCGCTGGACCGCCGCTTTGCCCCCGTCTATGTCGAGGAGCCGAGCGTCGAGGATACGATCGCCATGCTGCGCGGTCTGCGTGACCGCTACGAAGCTCACCACAAGGTGCGCTTCTCCGATGACGCCCTGGAAGCGGCGGCGCGGCTCTCCCACCGCTATGTGACGGATCGCCGCCTGCCGGACAAGGCCATCGACCTGATGGATGAAGCCGCCGCCAAACTGCGCGTGGCCCTCTATTCGATGCCGCCGGAATTGAAGGAGATGAAGGCGGAGATCGACCGCCTGCGCGCGGAGGAAGACGCGGCCAGCCTGGCCCGCGATTATGAGCGGGCGGCCATGCTCAAGTCGCAGCGGCTACGCCTGGAGGCCCAGTATGCCGCCCAGCGCGAGGAATGGCAGGAGAAAAACTCCCTGGACGAGATGGTTGATGCCGACGATATCGCCGACGTGGTCGCCCAGTGGACCGGCATTCCGGTCAACCAGATGTTGGAAACCGAAGCGCAGAAGTTGCTGCGTATGGAAGAAGTACTCCAGCAGCGGATCATCGGCCAGCAGGCGGCCATCAGCGCTATCTCCGATGCTATCCGCCGCGCTCGCTCCGGCCTCAAAGACCCGCGCCGTCCGATTGGCTCGTTCATCTTCCTCGGTTCCTCCGGGGTGGGCAAGACCGAACTGGCCAAGGCGCTGGCGGCCTTCCTGTTCGATGATGAGGATGCGCTGGTGCGCATTGACATGAGCGAGTACCGCGAGCCGCATACGGTCAGCCGCCTGTTTGGCGCGCCGCCCGGCTATGTGGGCTATGAGGAAGGCGGTCAGCTCACGGAGGCTGTCCGCCGTCGCCCGTACCGGGTGGTGCTCTTTGACGAGATCGAAAAGGCTCATCCGGACGTCTGGAATGCGCTGCTGCAGATTCTGGAAGACGGCCGCCTGACCGATGGCCAGGGGCGTGTGGTGGACTTCCGAAACACCGTGATCATTATGACCAGCAACCTGGGCACGGAATTCGCCCGTCAGGGCGGTGCGCTGGGCTTTGTCCCGGATAGCAATCCGGAACAGGTGGCCGATCACCGCAAGATTCAGGAAGCGCTACGCAAGCACTTCCGCCCGGAGTTCCTGAACCGTATCGACGAGATCATCATCTTCGATTCGCTGTCGCTGGACGATGTCAAGCAGATCGTCACCCTGCAGATGAAGGACATCGCCGCGCGGCTGGAGGAACAGGGTCTGGCGGTGGAACTGACCGAACCGGCCCGCGAGTGGCTGGCCCGGCAGGGCTACGATCCGCAATTCGGG